In Parasteatoda tepidariorum isolate YZ-2023 chromosome 2, CAS_Ptep_4.0, whole genome shotgun sequence, one DNA window encodes the following:
- the LOC107451919 gene encoding clathrin heavy chain 2 isoform X1 — protein MLRQRDHTLRPPLRITELLQLTHLRIPLEHITWSRVTMTSDQWICIRHSLLGPNLEDVTAITILNPHHSMPRTWKTVADCAQMNPTKPIITVKAGSTFQIYDLRSRKCLHRCSLTYCVHFWTWINSSTIVIVSDTSVYHWYLDRECPMPIKMFCLDTKLKNSQLVRYVSDFDMKWFALTGLVADDNHVVGVTQIFSVERNICQNIEAHCVCFTSYQFKGNAQPSCVLVAASRTADLPGKLHVVELGPHLSGNLAYTSHTGVIEFSNEWYRYDFPSSIQVSSKLGLVYIVTKYGILHLCDLESCTTLCSINICTDVIFATAFNKETEGIIAISRNGQVLSVDLKREQVLKYVLETTKRFHIVERLSQVLKNENF, from the exons atgctGAGACAAAGGGATCATACCCTGAGACCTCCTCTCCGAATAACTGAATTACTTCAA ttGACTCATCTCCGTATACCATTAGAACACATAACATGGTCAAGAGTTACAATGACTTCAGATCAGTGGATCTGCATAAGACACTCTCTACT gGGTCCAAACTTGGAAGATGTTACTGCAATAACTATTCTGAATCCACATCATTCAATGCCTCGAACTTGGAAAACAGTGGCAGATTGTGCTCAAATGAATCCCACCAAACCTATTATAACTGTGAAGG ctgGTTCAACTTTCCAAATATATGATCTTAGAAGCCGTAAATGCTTACACAGGTGTTCTTTGACGTATTGTGTTCACTTTTGGACTTGGATCAACTCATCTACTATAGTAATTGTATCAGATACTTCAGTTTATCATTGGTATTTGGACAGag aatgcccaatgccaataaaaatgttctgCCTGGATACTAAGTTAAAAAACTCACAATTAGTACGCTATGTCTCAGATTTTGACATGAAATGGTTTGCCCTCACAGGTTTAGTGGCTGAC gACAACCATGTTGTTGGTGTGacacaaatattttctgttgaGCGCAACATATGCCAAAATATTGAAGCACATTGTGTTTGTTTCACTTCATACCAATTTAAGGGAAATGCTCAGCCATCTTGTGTTCTAGTTGCTGCATCAAGAACTGCTGACTTACCAGGAAAG CTTCATGTTGTAGAATTAGGACCACATTTGAGTGGAAACTTAGCTTATACTTCCCATACTGGTGTTATTGAGTTTTCAAACGAATGGTATAGATATGATTTTCCTTCTTCCATACaa GTGAGCTCCAAGTTGGGTCTTGTTTATATAGTCACAAAATATGGTATCTTGCATTTATGTGATTTAGAAAGTTGTACTACTCTTTGTAGCATAAATATTTGCACAGATGTCATTTTTGCCACTGCCTTTAACAAAGAAACTGAGGGTATAATTGCAATATCTAGAAATGGACAG GTACTTTCTGTAGATTTGAAGCGAGAACAAGTGCTGAAATATGTGTTAGAGACAACAAAAAGGTTTCATATTGTTGAGCGACTATcccaagttttaaaaaatgaaaatttttag
- the LOC107451919 gene encoding clathrin heavy chain 2 isoform X2 gives MPRTWKTVADCAQMNPTKPIITVKAGSTFQIYDLRSRKCLHRCSLTYCVHFWTWINSSTIVIVSDTSVYHWYLDRECPMPIKMFCLDTKLKNSQLVRYVSDFDMKWFALTGLVADDNHVVGVTQIFSVERNICQNIEAHCVCFTSYQFKGNAQPSCVLVAASRTADLPGKLHVVELGPHLSGNLAYTSHTGVIEFSNEWYRYDFPSSIQVSSKLGLVYIVTKYGILHLCDLESCTTLCSINICTDVIFATAFNKETEGIIAISRNGQVLSVDLKREQVLKYVLETTKRFHIVERLSQVLKNENF, from the exons ATGCCTCGAACTTGGAAAACAGTGGCAGATTGTGCTCAAATGAATCCCACCAAACCTATTATAACTGTGAAGG ctgGTTCAACTTTCCAAATATATGATCTTAGAAGCCGTAAATGCTTACACAGGTGTTCTTTGACGTATTGTGTTCACTTTTGGACTTGGATCAACTCATCTACTATAGTAATTGTATCAGATACTTCAGTTTATCATTGGTATTTGGACAGag aatgcccaatgccaataaaaatgttctgCCTGGATACTAAGTTAAAAAACTCACAATTAGTACGCTATGTCTCAGATTTTGACATGAAATGGTTTGCCCTCACAGGTTTAGTGGCTGAC gACAACCATGTTGTTGGTGTGacacaaatattttctgttgaGCGCAACATATGCCAAAATATTGAAGCACATTGTGTTTGTTTCACTTCATACCAATTTAAGGGAAATGCTCAGCCATCTTGTGTTCTAGTTGCTGCATCAAGAACTGCTGACTTACCAGGAAAG CTTCATGTTGTAGAATTAGGACCACATTTGAGTGGAAACTTAGCTTATACTTCCCATACTGGTGTTATTGAGTTTTCAAACGAATGGTATAGATATGATTTTCCTTCTTCCATACaa GTGAGCTCCAAGTTGGGTCTTGTTTATATAGTCACAAAATATGGTATCTTGCATTTATGTGATTTAGAAAGTTGTACTACTCTTTGTAGCATAAATATTTGCACAGATGTCATTTTTGCCACTGCCTTTAACAAAGAAACTGAGGGTATAATTGCAATATCTAGAAATGGACAG GTACTTTCTGTAGATTTGAAGCGAGAACAAGTGCTGAAATATGTGTTAGAGACAACAAAAAGGTTTCATATTGTTGAGCGACTATcccaagttttaaaaaatgaaaatttttag